The DNA window TCTGTATTGTTCATGATCAGGTCCCACAGCGCCACGTCGTTCAGCTTGACGCTGAATTCAAAATCGTGGTTGTGATAGCCGAACCTCATTCCCTGCTTCTGGCAAAGCTCACCGCATTTGTTGAACACTTCCATGAACCACATGAAGTTGTCATATGTGCTGTACATGTCGGGGTTCATCCAGGGGCTTATCACATACTCCTGTCCCATGTAGGCGGCATCATCAACCAGCTTCTTCCACTCATCGGTAAATACGCCGGCCTCCCTGTCATAGTGGGCAGGATGCAGGACGGTATGCCCCGACGGCATCTTCAGTCCCAGATCATCCAGCACTCTTTTGAACTCCTGTGCAGTCCATCCATAGAACTTGTGGTCAACATAATTCGCATGCTCTACATTGGTGTAGCCCATATTCGCCAGCTTGGTCAGCGATCCGAGCGGGTCATCCCTCATATCATCCCTTACACAGTAAAGCTGAACGGCAAGTCTCGTTTTTTTCTCTTCTGCTGCAGGAGCGCAGCCTGCTGCTTTTGACAACAGAGCGGTGCCTGCAAGGGCCATAGCGCTCTTTTTGATAAAATCCCTGCGTGATGTATCCATAGTCTGTAGTTTTTGATTGTTAGGTTATTGTTGGTTGATAAGTGGTTTTATGCTGTTTAGAATGCCGGTGACTGTTGAGTGCTTTAATCAAAAAAGGGGAAGTAATGGTTCATATTCTCCTTCGTAAGCCTGGTGCCGTATTCCGAATCCTGGAAGCACTCGGCATAGTTTATCCTTGTTCCTCTCTGGCGTCCGTATAGCTCGATGAGCTTTTCCCTGTAGGGTTCGGCGGTAAATCCCCTCCTCCTTCTTTCTGCCATCCACTCCCTGCGCTCCCTGTCACCTTCAGGCACCTGGTCGAGTATTCCCTGGTTGAAAGGCAGCCATTCGTAAAACTGTGAAGTGTGCTGGTGCAGCATATCTATTTTTTTCTCCATGGCATCATCAATGTCTACGCATACATCGGGCCTGAATTCGATGGGCTGGGTAAAGCGGTCGCTCATGTAAAGGAACATGGGGTTCCTGTCGAGGTGCGGAATGTGCGGGACAATGGTCGGCACCGTCACCATGTATGCAGCATCCAGAACCAGTTGCCCGGTGTACCTGTGGTCGGGGTGGTAGTCGTAGGGCCTGTGGGTAATGACTATATCGGCCCGGTGCTCGCGTATGAGCCTTATGATCTTCAGGCGGTTCTCGAAGGTAGGCATGAGTGCCCCGTCATCTATGTCAAGAACAACATATTTGGCGCCTATCACTTCGCCCGCCCTGCGTGCCTCGTCGCGACGCGCCCGCTCAAGCTGGTCGGCGGTCATTTCATGGTGTCCCGCGTTGCCGTTGGTAACCGATACGAGCACCACGTTGTGCCCCTGCTGTGCCCATTTATATGCGGTACCGCCGACTTTAATGTCAGGATCATCGGGGTGGGCGCCGATCACGAGTATATTGAGCTTATGCTCCTGTGCATTTGTTCCGGTCATGCCGGAAATAAAAACGAGAAAAGCGGTGAGTATTGGAATAAGGAGTCTCATGGTAGAGTTGGTTTAGGTTTGTTTTGATTTGACAATAAGGCATATTCGTGATAAATCAAACAGGAAGTTTACGGCCTTCGACCTCCCGGTTCAGTATCACGTGAGAAAGATACAAAAAATTATGCAACGGGAAGTACAAAAATATGCGTGTTCGGTGTGAAGATTTACTGCAGACCCCGCGAGGCAACCTGTCCGGCGAGGCAACCTGTCCGGCATGGTATTCTGTCCTGGTTGCTGCAAAAACCTCCGTATGGCAAACGAACCGGCTTACGAGTATACGTGTACGCTGCTCTGTGCCGATGGAAGGTAATTGACCCCGAACCATGCAATGAGCAGTACAACGAAAGCCAGTGCCAGCACCCACAGGGGGGTACGGACCTTCCTGGGGTGGAAATACCGGAAGTGCATGTATATAAGGTACATCATCCAGGTGATAAATGCCCAGGTCTCCTTGGGATCCCATGTCCAGTAATGTCCCCAGGCCTCCTTTGCCCATACCGCCCCGAAGAGAAGTCCGAGAGTCAGGAATGCAAATCCGACATATACCAGGTTATCGGCCAGTTGCAGCAGGTTCTTTCTGAATGTCCTGAAATATTCAAGCCATAGTCCGTAAACCGCCACCAGGCTTGCTGCTCCGAGCAGTGCATAGGCAAAGATGTAGACTATCACATGGGGCACGAACCAGGGACTCTGAAGCGCAGGCATCAGAGTTTTGCTGAAGTTTTCGGGATGAGCCAGGTTGATCACCAGGAAAAGCACCGACATCAGCACGCTGTAGACAAGGAACCATTTGTAGTTCCACCTGAGGTAGGTTACATACCCTATCAGTCCGAGAAAAAAGGAGTACCATAGCCTTGTCTCCCCCAGGGTCCTCATGGGAGCCCTGCCGAGACTAAGCCACAGGAGGGTGAGATAATACCCGAAAACGGCAATGCCCGCTATCACAAGTATATTGCCGGTAATTCCCGTAACGCGGCCAGCCGGCGTCCTGACCACACCAGAGGCATCAAGTATCGCCCCTATCTTTGACTTCCCCGAAAGGGGTTTTATCATAAAAACGGTTGCCCAGATCAGCAAAGCTCCGATAAGCCATGCGCCTGAAACAACTATCGCGTAAAACGGGAAATTTGTATAGTCTGCGAACATAATCTCTCTGCTTTGTTACTGCCCGGTTTCAAGTGGCCTCCTCTGGTCCGGCCTCCTGCGGCCTCCTCTGGTCCGGCCTCCTGCGGCCTCCTCTGGTCCGGCCCCCATTGATGCGGGCAATGGTTATTAAACAACCGTTAAAAATCTATAGCTGGGTTACCTGTTCTTCATCTTTGATCTCCTTGCCGATCCAGAAAATATATACCGCGCCGGCAAACAGCATTATTATGCCTGTATAGACCACCGGCAGCCACGGGTCGCGCACCGCCTCAATAACACTTACATCCGACCATTTGCCCATTGCCTGGTTGTAGCTCAGCTGGTAAAGGCGCCACCCGGCCACTTTAGGGGGCTTGTTCACCTCTATCACCATCTCGCGCGGCTCGTCATCAGGGGTGATGGCGATGACGTTGGACAGATATCTGCGGGGCTCGGGCAGGGTCATTACCAGCACATTACGTCCGTCGAGCCACAGCAACCTGGTGTCGTGCATAAAGCTGCCGCAGGTTATCCAGCCTTCATGGGTCTCCCCGGTGCTGTTGTTTGCTGCCCTCACCCTTGCATAAGGTGGTGCTCCGGTCTCCTCCGAATATGCCACCTTTCCGTTATCGGGCAGCGCCATGGGATAGAACTCATCAATGTGGATGGTCCATTCCATGAGCTGTGTTGTCTTACCTGCCTCAATATAGGGCAGGGGACGCTGCGAATCATCGGTCAGGCGCCCCGTATGGCTGTCCACTATGGCAAGCTGCGGCGGGTACTCCTCGATATCAAAATTTATCAGCTCCAGTGCAAAGGGCATCTCGTAGAACCGTGACTCGCTGTCGTAGGCGTACCAGACCGGTTCATCTTCATATATGTCCATCCTGAGCCGGTGAAGGTCTCCGGTACCCAGGCTGGCCCCAGCTATCACGATCCATAGTCCCAGATGGTTGAGCAGGAACCCGATATTCTTTTTTCTCAGAGGGACTGCCCTCCTCAGAATTACCAGTCCCAGACTCACCAACAGGTACAACTGTGCCAGCAGAAATACCCAGGCGTTCTTCAGGTGAGTTAGTCCGATAGCCCCGTGAATACCCCCTGCATCGGGACGCTCCTGCTCAAACACCCCCATAAGGATAGTTAACAGCACAATGAGGCATATGGCACTTACAGCCGAGGGAATGGTTGAAAGCCATCTCACCATGTGAATATCCCTGTAGAAGATGTGAAGAAAGACGATGGTGGTTATAAATGCCATGCCCGCGTACATATTGAACGGGAAGGAAGGAATGCTGATGCCCGGCTGCGGCGTCAGCACCTCAATTGCAAATCCCGCGAGCATCAGAATTAGCGCCACGGTAAACCCCTCCCTGTATTTCCATGGCGGGTGGAACAGCTTGCTTTTTGAGTTCTGGTTCTGTGATATCTCTTTGTTGTCCATTAAGTTACTTTGTGTTTTCTGTGAAGTTGGCCGGATACCGGACTGTTCCGGTAAACGGGTGCCTAAAAATATGAATATTTTTACATAAACAGATAAACACGGGTCATTGTTATTTATTACTTTTGTAGAGGGATGCCCCGATGGAACAGAAATTTCCCGGGAAGACCTGTTCACGGCCGGACCGTTGATTGTGGAAGGGCAGATGACTAAATTAAGCATTACTAATACCTGACAGCAATGAAAAAGTTTTTTAAGATCCTGCTGATCGTAGTGGTTGCGTTTTTCGCACTCCTGATCATTATCCCCCTGGCATTCAAGGGCAAGATGCTTCAGCTTGCACAGGATGAGATGAACAGGCACCTGAACGCAAAGGTTGAGTTTGCCGACCTGCGGCTGTCCCTTATAAGGAACTTTCCCAACCTGAGCGTCTCCCTAATCGATCTCTCGGTGGTGGGGGTCGGCGACTTTGAAAATGATACGCTTGTGGCATTCCGGACATTCCGTGCCGTGGTCGACATAAAAAGCGTAATTTCCGGCGATGCCGTTGAGGTGCGCTCCATCATCCTTGACAGGCCCACCGCAAAAGCAAAAATTCTGGCCGACGGACGTGCCAACTGGGATATAATGATCCCGGCAGAGCCGGCTGATCCCGTTGATCCGGATATCAGTGATGAGCCCGTTGATCATTTGCCGCCTGTCGATCCTGATTTGCCGGCAGAGCCGGCTGAACCTTCCGCCCTGAAGATATCGCTCAGGAGCTTTGAGGTAAGGGACGGCCGCATTGAGTATGATGATGTACCTTTTGAGGTACGTACCACCCTGAGCGGGTTAAACCTCCAGATGAAGGGGGACCTTACAGAGGACCTTACCTCGCTGGATATTTCAGCGACAAGCGAAATCTTCAATGTCTGGTTTGAGGGAATACGGTACGTGAATAATGCGCATCTTTCCGTTGTCACTTTGCTGGATGCTGACTTCGGGGACTGGCGGTTTGAGTTCAGGGAGGGCGAGATCATACTGAACGAGCTGACAATGGGGGTTGACGGCTTTTTCGCGATGCCGGAGCGAGGGTTTGATATGGATATTGAGTTTTTCAGCACGCGGGCCGATTTCAGGACGGTGCTCTCACTTGTGCCTGCAATATTCATGTCTGATTTTGAAGATTTGCACGCGACGGGCAATGTATCCGTTGAGGGATTTGTCAGGGGAAGTATGGTGGATGATATCTGGCCGTCGGTCGGACTTGAACTGCTGGTGGAAGATGCGGGGTTCAGCTACCCGGACCTGCCGAAATCGGTCGACAACGTTCACGTAAACCTCAGCCTGCTTTACGACGGTGTTGATGAGGATAATACCACGGTTGACCTCAGGAGGTTCCATATGGAGATGGGCGGCAACCCGTTCGATATGCACATGAGCATCCGCACACCCATGAGCGATATGTTCGTCGACGCAGCTCTCCATGGCACCATCGACTTTACGAGCCTTGCCGACATCATCCCGCTTGAGGGGATGGAGATTCGGGGACTCTTGGAGTCGGACCTTTCCCTTTCGGGGAATATGTCGGATATCGAAGAGGAGAGGTATGAGGATTTCAATGCATCAGGCAGCATACGTCTTACTGCGTTCCGGTATACCGACGAGGCATTCCCTATGGAGGTGAACATACCCGGTGCGGAACTCAACTTCTCTCCCCGTTTTGTTGAACTCAGCCATTTTGCCATGGAGCTTGGGGCGAGCGATATTAATATGAGTGGCCGGCTGGAGAACTTCATACCCTATGTGTTCAATGACGGTACGATCAGAGGGAGTCTGGCTCTTACGTCAACCATGCTTGATCTGAATGAGATGATGGGAGAGCCGGCTGAAACGGAAACCGACACCTTTGCCATGACCATCGTCGAGGTGCCCGGCAATATTGACTTCGTGCTGACATCAAAAATCGACAATATACTTTTTGACAATATGGAGATAACAAACCTTGCCGGCAGCATCATAGTGCGCGACGGCAGGGTTGTCATGGAAGGTGTGAACATGGAAATGCTGGAAGGTACAATTTCCCTTAACGGCGAATACAATACCCTGGACATGTCGGCGCCGTTCATCGATTTTGCCATGGACATAAGAGACTTTGACATTCCCGGTACCTTCCATACCTTCAATACGGTTCAGAAGCTGACCCCAATAGCAAAGGACCTGAGGGGCAGGTTCTCCACATCGATGCATATGCATTCTCTTCTCGATGAGCATATGATGCCGGTCATGGATTCCATCAATGCCGAAGGCAGGCTGCGAACGGCAAGTGTGGAAATTGTCAGCTCAGCCACTTTCGACAGACTGGGACAGGCGCTAAGCCTCCGCGAGGACAGGGACAATGTGCTAAGGGATGTCGATATAAACTTTACCATAAACAACGGCAGGGTCTACCTGGAGCCGTTCGAAACGCGTATGGGACCCGTTGGAATGGTTATAGGAGGTGACCAGGGTATTGACCAGACCATGAATTACGTTATGCAGATGACCATACCAAGGTCACTCTTCGGATCGGGCGCCGACCAGGTGATCAATAACCTGGCGGCAGGTGCTGCTGCACGGGGACTCAATATCCAACCCGGTGAGAATGTCAATGTCAACGCCCTCATTACCGGCACATTCTCCGATCCGCAGATCTCGCTCGACATGAGGGAGACAGCCAGGGCTACGATGGATGATGTAAGAGAACAGGTGCGTGCCCGGGTTACAGAAGAGGTTGACAGCAGGGTTGAGCAGGTTGAGGACAGGGTGAGGGAGGAGGCTTCCGCCCGTGCTGAGCAGATCCTGGAAGAGGCCGAAAAGAGGGCGGATCAGGTCAGAAGTGCTGCCGCAGAGGCTGCTGAAGCGATCAGGCGGGAGGCAGAGGCTAATGCAACGCGCCTGGAGCAGGAGGCAGCCGGAAGGGGTCGCATTGCCGAAGCCGCTGCAAAACGTACGGCCGACGGGATAAGGAGTGAAGGCAACAATAAAGCGGAAGCCCTTATCCGCGAAGCAGATGAACGTGCGGAAAAGATACTTGAAGATGCCCGCAGGGAGGCGGCGAGAGTGGAGGAGTAAATCTCTTCACCAGGTCTGAAGTCCGTTTTATTTCGCCTGGGAGATTACCTGGGTAATAAAAAACCCGGCTCCGGCCGGGTTTTTTGTAGTCTCATTGCATCCTGTCCCTGACTGCGGGGTCAAAGCGTTGTCAGCCGGCTGATGTGCCGGGCACCGGCACAACCGGGTTGAGCCCTTCGTAGATACCGAATTCATATGAATCGGGGCCTATCTCCAGACTGGAGTTCATCATATCTTCCCAGGTCATCTGCCTGCCGGTATAGGCCGATTCCCTTCCCATTACGCTGATCATCGATGATACCGCAAGGTTTCCGGCCTCATTTATGGGGTTGTTTGTCCGTATGGCGGTCACCAGGTTAATGATCTCCTGGTCGTATGGTGAGATTGCCACACTGTATGTCGGCTGTCCGTCATCGCCAACCGGGTAAGGGTACTCCCATATCAGGTTGCCGTTATAGTCCCATATCCTGTTCTGGCAATTGGTGTAGCCTTTTGTTCCGAGTATCAGTTCACCTACATTGTTATGGCAACCGTCAATTTCCCTTGTCATGCCGTGTACCGACCTGTTGTCATCAAAAGTAAAATCCACGCTGAAGAAATCGTACATATCACCCGAACGGCGGCGGTGTCTCCCGCCGAAGCCGGTGGCATTAACAGGGTGCTTACCGAAGAACCAGATAACAACGTCAAGGTTGTGAACCAGCAGGTTGGCAAGAGAGTCCCCGGTCTGCCATATCCAGTTCGCCCTGTCCCTTATCATTGCTTCAAAGTCGCACCAGCCGGACTGCCTGGGTGTGACAGCCTGTGCATTGCGCAGCCAGTAACAATTGGCCGACACCAGGTCGCCGATCGCCCCGTTCCTGATCTGTGCATATGTATGGATGTAATCGAGCTGATGTCGCCTCTGGGTGCCAGCCACGACCGACAGTCCCGCAGCCTCTGCCATCCTTCCTGAGGCCATTACAGATCTCATACCTACCGGATCGACACCCGCAGGTTTTTCAATGAAGCAATGCTTTCTTGCCTGTACGGCGGCTTCAAAATGCTTCGGGCGGAATTTCGATACTGATGCTTCCAGTATTATGTCAACGCCAGAATCAATAACCTTTTTGTATCCGTCAAGACCCGTGAAGCAGTTCTCATCTGGTATTTCCACACCGCGCTGCTCTTTCAGTGCTTCGCGGCACCTGTCTATGCGGTCCTGGAACAGATCGGTCACGGCAGTGATCTGCAGGTTGGGTCCCGCATCAATAAAATTGAACGCTGCCCCGGTGCCCCTGCCGCCGCATCCTATAAGTCCCGCCTTGAGCGGGGGTCCGTCAGGCGCCCTTTCGGGGAATACCGGCGGCACATATTTTTCGCCGCGCGGTGAGCAGGATGTCAGTATGCTGCCTGCGCCAAGTGCGCCTGCTGTTCCTGCCCCAATTGCACCTGTTGCCCCGAGCGCGCCGAGCGCTGCAACATTGCCGATAAATTCGCGTCTGCTTCTGGATCTGGGATGTTTACTCATTATGAAAGGAATTTTATGGTTTTTTTAACCTGTGCAAAATATTGATTTTTTCCTTTAAAACAAAAAACCTTGATAATCCGGCCCTCCCGGCCCTCCCGGCCCTCCCGGCCCTCCCGGCCCTCCCTGCCCCGGGTATTATTCCCCGGCAATGACCGGACCTTACGGGTGGGAAGAAAAATAGCCGGTATGAGACAGCCGCCCCTGCTTTACGGGATGTTTCCTGTCAATGATCAGGCCTTGCGCCTGGAAATGAAAAATAGCCGGTATATCCCGGCCGGACCTTGCGGGTGGCAAAGGAGAAAGGCCCGGCAGAAACCGGGCCTTTCTCTGGAGGAACTTCATATAAAGCAAAGTTGTATTTTGATCTGAAAAACCTGAATAGCGCCCCAGGGTTTGATGGGGCATAACTACCATTATTTTCAGATTGTGCTCTGAAGCTGGAATCTTTTCTCCTTAATTCTTGCTTTCTTACCAGTGAGCTTCCTGAGGTAGAATATGCGGGCACGGCGAACGCGGCCCAGCTTGTTGACCTCTATCTTCTCGATGAAAGGTGACTGGAGCGGAAAAACGCGTTCAACGCCAACGTTGCCTGACATCTTCCTTACGGTGAACATCTCTGTCAGTCCCCGGCCCTTGCGCTGCAGCACAACGCCCCTGAACTGCTGTATACGTTCCTTGTTCCCTTCTACGATCCTGTAGTGCACGGTAACCGTGTCACCGCTATTGAATTTCGGGTAGCCGTTATTCTTTTCGAATTCTTTCTCTACCACCTGCATTAAGTCCATTCTGCTTGATATTATCTGGTTATACTATCTGTAAAATCGGCTGCAAACTTACTATTTTTTTTTGATCATAACAAATCATCATTTAACATGTTGATGATTATTTGTCGATTTTATATTTGCGATGCATGGGCCGGATTACGCAAATATCCCAAAATATCCTTATTTTTGAATAATGCGACTTGACAGGGAACAGAGAGATGCTATAGTTAATACAATCAGGCAACTGGATCCTGATGCCGGTATTCACCTTTTTGGTTCACGTACTGATGACAGTGCGAAGGGCGGAGATATTGATATTATCGTGCTGAGTTCCGTCCTAAGTTACAGAGAAAAGCTGCTTATAAGGGCCAGGCTTAAAGAAAAGATCGGGAACCGGAAAATTGACCTGATAATTACGGAAACTCCCCGGACAGCATTTGAAAAATATGCTTACAAAACCAGCGTACCACTGAGTGATTAATTATGAGCATAACACAATGATGATTTCCGGAAGGCCCCGGAGGGCCTGTCCCCTTAAGGGGAACAGGCTCCTAAAAAGGGTCCTTCGCCCACTTCCAGTTCCAGTAGATCAGCTATATGAGCAGGGATTTCCGTGGCTGCACCGATACCCGGAAATCCGTCCGCCAGGCGAAAATCATTGTTTTTCATATCCCTGAACAGCGGGCCGTCATAATTTTCCAGGTACTGGCATCCGGATGATAAATGCGGATGCAGATCGTTGAGCTCCATGGGCGAGTAAATATTGATCTGGCAGTTTTCACCCTGGTAGGGACTCCACCTGATTATAGGCGCACCGGAGCCTTCTTCACCACTTCCCCTTACAAATACATTGTTGTTGAGTGTTTTGAAATGGGGTTCGTTAAGCCGCTCACACATGAAGTCCGGTTGACCCGTCTGGATCATCGGCGAGTTGTTGTCGCCGCTCATATAAAGCAGGTTATTGACAAAAACATGGCCGTCGCGTTCTTCTACTCCCGGACCGGTGGTGACATGCCACCCGAACAGCCCAAGCTCGTCGCCGCGGTTATTACGGCTGAAATTAACCCTGCTGTTGATCAGGGTGTTGTTATAGACCTGCACATTGCTTGCATTAAGCACAAATATGCTCTGGCTGCAGTCCACGAACACGTTGCCTGCCACGATACATCCGTCGGATATTTCGAAGAAGAATCCGTTATGGTCCACCCCTTCAACATGGTTGTTGACAAAAACGCCGTCATCATTTCCCACGTCCCACCAAACCCCGTTGGAGTGGGGATGATTGATAACCAGGTTTTCACGCACCACTGCCCTGTGGCTCTGGTTGAAGATCTTCACCGCCGAAGGGTAGAAACCGGTCCACTTCTCGATGTTGTTGTTTTCAATGATATTCCTTTCGAGAAGGATATCCGATGAAGCAACAATATATACCCCTTCGGTATTGGTATTTAAAACCTTGCAATTGCGCATCACCAGGCTGTCGCTCAGGGCAAAAACCGCTATCCTGAAACAATTTGAAAAGGTGCAGTTCTCAAAGACCGTCCCCACGGCATCTCTTCCGTGCTGATCAATTGCCAGTCCGGCTCCTCCTATATGAACCATGGTATCAGGGTACTGGGTAAAAGTAACTCCGCGAATAACCGGCCCCCTGTCATCCGGTTCCTTGCCATGCACCGGCTTCAAGGTGCGGTAAAGGGCCTTTCTGAAGGCAGTGATCTCAATGAAGCGGTCTGCCGGGTCTGTTCCGATATATATCCTGTTTTCATCGTAATCGACAAAGTAAGTTTCCTCATCGACCTCTTCAGTGCTGCCGGCGGACTGCAGGTATTGGCCGTCGACAAATACCGCATCGTTGTTGAATCGGTGCAGCGGGGTAAACTCTTCATTCCGCTCACGGTTCCACCAGTCCTCCGGACCAGCCGGAAACAGGTGATCCCAGTCCGTTACCCAAAGGTTTTCGCCGGCCTCCCTCCATGAGTCCGCTACCAGGGTGCCATTCAGGACAGGCTCTTCATCGCGGTAGGCCTGGATGGTAATGCCCTGGTTGAATGTAAGGTTGCCTGTGCGGTAAATCCCGCCCCGCATGACTATGGCATCACCCGAAACCACCCGGGCGAAGGCCTCTTCAATGGTAGTGGGAGCGGAAATGGCAAATCCTTCAGAAGCTGCATCGCCATCGGGCGCAACAAAGTAGATGGTACCCGTCACATCGGGCAGTTCGTAGGTCTGTGCGATCGGTCCGTAAACAACTTCAGGCGCCGTTTCAGGCGGCTGGCTGCACGAACCGAATACTATCAAGATGGTTAACAAAGCCATGAGCTGGCTGGTAATAGTTGAAGCAGGTTTCATACTAATTTGGGTTTAGTTAGAGATAATGCAAACAAAATTAATAATATACAAGTACTAATCCATATAAAACACGTGGATAAATGTCCCTGGTAGTTGGGGAAAATACAGGATGGTTACAATCACAATTAGAGAAATAAACTCAAAAATCCAAAAACCCTCTCATGCCGGTCACACCAGGTGAATAATTCCCCCCGGGTTGTCGTGCCGTGCGCCGGTCGCACCCGGAGGCAATACCTTCAGGGCTGTTTCAAGGCGCGCCGGTCGCACCCGGTAGCAATACCTTCAGGGCTGTTTCGAGGTGTGCGCCGGTCACACCCGGAGGCAATTACCTTCAATACCCTTTGGCTGTGAGCCGGTCACACAAGGTGAATAATTCCCCCCGGGTTATCGTGGCGTGCGCCGGTCACCGCAGCCAGGCAGTTGACCTCGTTCCGTATCCTGAGCACGCCCAGGAAGGCGAACACCACCGCCTCCTTGAAATCGATCAGCCGCTCATCGGGTATAACCGTATAAACCTGCGAAGCCTTCTCTGATATCAGACCCCGCAAAAACCCGTTCTTCGCCCCGCCGCCTGTCACAAGCAACGTCTCAGTCCCAGAGGCACCCTGATCAAGGAACTCCTCATCAGGCTCATCACTGCCCGGCAGTTTGTCACGGCGCGGTATCCCGGCTGTGGCCCCGGGAGACTGTTTCGTGTCACCGGCAGTCCGGCCTTCGGTGCCCCCGTCAGTCCGCTCCTCATCAATAATATCCGGATGCGGGGGCTTTGCAGCGATCACGGCAGCTATCCGCAGCGCCACATGCTCACAGACGGTACGCAATTTATCCTTCACCGAAGCCCCCGAAGCATCCACCACAGGCATGAACACCTCGTCAACCCATTCCTTGCCGAGTGAGCGTGGCCCATCCAGCCTGTAAAAGTCAAGTCCCTCAAGGGCAGCCAGCAATTGCCGGTCCACTTCCCCCGAAGCCGCCGCCGCACCGTCTTTGTCATACTCCATCCCAAGCTGCCCGGCCAGGCGGTTAAGGACAATATTGACAGGGCAGATATCGAAGGCAATTCTTTTACCGCTTTCGCGGAAGGAGACGTTTGCAAAACCTCCCAGGTTGAGGCAGTAGCCGTACTGCCCGAAGAGCAGTTCATCACCTGCCGGCACCAGCGGAGCGCCCTGGCCCCCGAGCGCCACATCCAGCCGCCTGAAGTCCGATACCGTCGTAATACCCGTCACCGCCGCGATCTCCGCCCCGTCGCCAATCTGCAGGGTGATCCCCTGCTCCGGCCTGTGGAAGATGGTGTGGCCATGGGAGGCGATAAGATCGACATGGAGGCTGGCGTGAGAACCGGCAGGCTGAATAGGATCAGTTGGATTAACAGGATCAGTTGTATGGTCAGGATCAGTTGCCCCGGCAGGTTGAATAGGATCAGTTGCCCCGGCAGGATCAGCAGGATCAACAGGATCAGTTGCCCCGGCAGGATGAACAGGATCCGTTGGCCCGGCAGAATCAGCAGGATCAGTTGGATGGTCAGGATCATTTGATCCAGCCGGATTAACAGGATCAGCCTGAACAGCGGGAAGGCCGGCAAGGAACTCTTTGACCGCCTCACCCGTAAACCGGCCGAAGTCCCTGTGCACCCGGGCAAGGGTGTAGCCATCAGCCGTCTCAGCGCCTGCAAGTCTTTCCGGCCAGGAGGTGCCGGAGTAGGAGAGGGTTTTGGTTTTGAGTATTTCAAAGTGCCATTGGGGGCCGGAAACCGGGTTGTTGTCCGCGCCGGCGTTCGGATAATGGCTGTCCGGGCCGGGGCCGGCTTGAGGATCAAGGCCTCCCGGATTTGGGCCGGCCTCTGCGGCTTCGCTGGCTTTTCCGGACTCTGCGGTT is part of the Marinilabiliales bacterium genome and encodes:
- a CDS encoding twin-arginine translocation signal domain-containing protein; the protein is MDTSRRDFIKKSAMALAGTALLSKAAGCAPAAEEKKTRLAVQLYCVRDDMRDDPLGSLTKLANMGYTNVEHANYVDHKFYGWTAQEFKRVLDDLGLKMPSGHTVLHPAHYDREAGVFTDEWKKLVDDAAYMGQEYVISPWMNPDMYSTYDNFMWFMEVFNKCGELCQKQGMRFGYHNHDFEFSVKLNDVALWDLIMNNTDADKVVMQLDTGNMYIAGAKASEVLAQYPDRYDNIHAKDMIQREDGGWESCLLGDGVVGVREALELARDQGTELFIIEQEAYQGKTPMERMEQNLAVMKSWGF
- a CDS encoding PIG-L family deacetylase codes for the protein MTGTNAQEHKLNILVIGAHPDDPDIKVGGTAYKWAQQGHNVVLVSVTNGNAGHHEMTADQLERARRDEARRAGEVIGAKYVVLDIDDGALMPTFENRLKIIRLIREHRADIVITHRPYDYHPDHRYTGQLVLDAAYMVTVPTIVPHIPHLDRNPMFLYMSDRFTQPIEFRPDVCVDIDDAMEKKIDMLHQHTSQFYEWLPFNQGILDQVPEGDRERREWMAERRRRGFTAEPYREKLIELYGRQRGTRINYAECFQDSEYGTRLTKENMNHYFPFFD
- a CDS encoding cytochrome C assembly protein, coding for MIKPLSGKSKIGAILDASGVVRTPAGRVTGITGNILVIAGIAVFGYYLTLLWLSLGRAPMRTLGETRLWYSFFLGLIGYVTYLRWNYKWFLVYSVLMSVLFLVINLAHPENFSKTLMPALQSPWFVPHVIVYIFAYALLGAASLVAVYGLWLEYFRTFRKNLLQLADNLVYVGFAFLTLGLLFGAVWAKEAWGHYWTWDPKETWAFITWMMYLIYMHFRYFHPRKVRTPLWVLALAFVVLLIAWFGVNYLPSAQSSVHVYS
- a CDS encoding AsmA family protein; the encoded protein is MKKFFKILLIVVVAFFALLIIIPLAFKGKMLQLAQDEMNRHLNAKVEFADLRLSLIRNFPNLSVSLIDLSVVGVGDFENDTLVAFRTFRAVVDIKSVISGDAVEVRSIILDRPTAKAKILADGRANWDIMIPAEPADPVDPDISDEPVDHLPPVDPDLPAEPAEPSALKISLRSFEVRDGRIEYDDVPFEVRTTLSGLNLQMKGDLTEDLTSLDISATSEIFNVWFEGIRYVNNAHLSVVTLLDADFGDWRFEFREGEIILNELTMGVDGFFAMPERGFDMDIEFFSTRADFRTVLSLVPAIFMSDFEDLHATGNVSVEGFVRGSMVDDIWPSVGLELLVEDAGFSYPDLPKSVDNVHVNLSLLYDGVDEDNTTVDLRRFHMEMGGNPFDMHMSIRTPMSDMFVDAALHGTIDFTSLADIIPLEGMEIRGLLESDLSLSGNMSDIEEERYEDFNASGSIRLTAFRYTDEAFPMEVNIPGAELNFSPRFVELSHFAMELGASDINMSGRLENFIPYVFNDGTIRGSLALTSTMLDLNEMMGEPAETETDTFAMTIVEVPGNIDFVLTSKIDNILFDNMEITNLAGSIIVRDGRVVMEGVNMEMLEGTISLNGEYNTLDMSAPFIDFAMDIRDFDIPGTFHTFNTVQKLTPIAKDLRGRFSTSMHMHSLLDEHMMPVMDSINAEGRLRTASVEIVSSATFDRLGQALSLREDRDNVLRDVDINFTINNGRVYLEPFETRMGPVGMVIGGDQGIDQTMNYVMQMTIPRSLFGSGADQVINNLAAGAAARGLNIQPGENVNVNALITGTFSDPQISLDMRETARATMDDVREQVRARVTEEVDSRVEQVEDRVREEASARAEQILEEAEKRADQVRSAAAEAAEAIRREAEANATRLEQEAAGRGRIAEAAAKRTADGIRSEGNNKAEALIREADERAEKILEDARREAARVEE